A single Lactuca sativa cultivar Salinas chromosome 8, Lsat_Salinas_v11, whole genome shotgun sequence DNA region contains:
- the LOC111882412 gene encoding uncharacterized protein LOC111882412 — protein sequence MILVFCDPGDVRKLWNAHYNSLSEDYRRQYDNVNRVHNMVLTYMSVFLQSMGNKLDNFDLPTLKTDLSLQSGVFREVQEECSIVVEDDHLRAKEFLNPEQKYAYDEIMRHVCIDCTGVFFIDGPGGTGKTYLYKALLANIRKLGYIALATASSGVAANNMPGGRTVHSRFKLPLTPDNNSLCRIQKQSGTAQLLRLAKIIIWDEASMAKRQVVEAFDRTMQDISGVALPFGGKIMVLGGDFRQVLPVVRRGTRAQIVDSSLRMSPLWSSIINLRLTINMRALTDPWFSNFLLRVGDGVEETVDGSFIRIPDDMVIPYTDKEKSLDSLIDAVFPSLEFNRSKSDYIISRRIYYSVDEAIDDKNGFYLLEFLNSISVNGLPPHYLRLKVGCPIILLRNIDPANGLCNGTRLICRSFQQNVIDAEIAVGQHAGKRIFLPKIPLCPSDDDMFPFKLKRKQFPIRLCFAMTINKAHGKTIPNVGIYLPDPVFSHGQLYVALSRGVSRCNTKVLVKPNENSKGDGVYTANVVYKEVLHD from the exons ATGATATTAGTTTTTTGTGATCCTGGAGATGTTCGCAAGTTATGGAATGCCCATTACAATTCTCTCTCAGAAGATTATAGGAGACAATACGACAATGTTAATCGAGTACATAATATGGTCCTCACATACATGAGCGTATTCCTACAATCTATGGGTAACAAGCTTGATAACTTTGATCTCCCAACTTTAAAAACTGATTTGAGTTTACAGTCTGGAGTTTTTCGCGAGGTACAAGAAGAATGCTCTATAGTTGTGGAAGATGACCATTTGCGTGCCAAAGAGTTTCTCAATCCTGAACAAAAATATGCGTATGATGAGATCATGAGGCATGTGTGTATTGATTGTACAGGAGTGTTCTTCATAGATGGTCCTGGCGGAACAGGAAAAACATATCTTTACAAAGCTTTACTTGCTAATATACGCAAACTTGGTTATATTGCACTCGCCACAGCTTCATCGGGTGTTGCGGCTAATAACATGCCTGGGGGGAGAACAGTTCACTCACGTTTCAAACTTCCTCTAACTCCAGATAATAACTCATTGTGTAGAATCCAAAAACAAAGCGGTACCGCGCAACTACTTCGGCTTGCAAAAATAATCATATGGGATGAAGCATCGATGGCAAAGCGACAGGTGGTGGAGGCGTTTGATCGGACAATGCAAGATATCAGTGGGGTGGCACTCCCTTTTGGTGGAAAGATAATGGTTCTAGGAGGCGATTTTAGACAAGTATTGCCAGTCGTAAGACGTGGGACACGAGCACAAATTGTAGACTCTAGCCTACGAATGTCGCCTCTTTGGTCTTCGATTATAAATTTGCGGTTAACAATAAATATGAGAGCACTTACTGATCCATGGTTCTCAAACTTTCTATTACGGGTCGGTGATGGAGTTGAAGAAACAGTGGACGGAAGTTTTATTCGCATCCCCGATGATATGGTCATTCCATACACTGATAAAGAAAAATCATTGGATTCTTTGATTGATGCAGTGTTTCCCTCCTTGGAATTTAATAGGTCTAAATCAGATTATATCATATCGCGG AGGATTTACTATAGTGTCGATGAAGCCATAGATGATAAAAATGGCTTTTATCTGTTGGAATTCTTAAACTCGATCAGTGTTAATGGTTTACCTCCTCATTACCTTCGATTAAAAGTTGGATGTCCGATAATACTGTTACGGAATATTGACCCAGCGAATGGGTTGTGTAATGGCACCCGATTGATATGTAGAAGCTTTCAGCAAAATGTTATTGATGCAGAAATAGCTGTTGGTCAACATGCTGGAAAAAGGATATTTTTGCCTAAGATTCCTTTATGTCCATCTGATGATGATATGTTCCCATTCAAGCTAAAGAGGAAACAGTTTCCTATTCGATTGTGCTTTGCAATGACAATCAATAAAGCTCATGGAAAAACAATTCCAAATGTAGGTATCTATCTTCCAGACCCAGTATTCTCGCATGGACAACTTTATGTTGCATTGTCTAGAGGGGTTTCACGTTGCAATACAAAAGTATTAGTGAAGCCTAACGAAAACTCAAAAGGTGATGGGGTTTATACAGCAAATGTGGTGTACAAAGAAGTATTGCACGATTAA